A window of Nerophis ophidion isolate RoL-2023_Sa linkage group LG17, RoL_Noph_v1.0, whole genome shotgun sequence contains these coding sequences:
- the septin5b gene encoding septin 5b, which yields MVAGESGLGKSTLVNSLFLTDLHKDRKLLNAEERIHQTVNIVKHTVDIEEEGVKLRLTIVDTPGFGDAVNNTDCWKPVCEYVDNQFEQYFRDESGVNRKKIEDNRVNCCLYFLPPFGHGLRPVDVAFMRALQEKVSVVPLIAKADVLTPSETKALKGKLREEMDAHHVRVYQFLHGDSDDGDDSRQKDLKDSMPFAVIGSNTMVEVKGQRLRGRTYPWGFVEVENPRHCDFVQLRSMLIQTHMHDLKDLTSDLHYETFRERRISNMSSKMAAERRAESPLPSSDPETDKAIQEKDEQLRRMQQMLQKMQQQMHEQDL from the exons ATGGTGGCTG gtgAATCAGGTCTTGGTAAATCCACACTGGTTAACAGTTTGTTCCTCACTGATCTTCACAAAGACAGAAAACTTCTCAACGCTGAAG aacgCATCCATCAGACGGTGAACATCGTCAAGCACACGGTGGACATCGAGGAGGAAGGCGTGAAGCTGAGGCTCACCATCGTGGACACGCCAGGCTTTGGCGACGCCGTCAACAACACGGACTG ctGGAAGCCGGTGTGCGAGTATGTGGACAACCAGTTTGAGCAGTATTTCCGTGACGAGAGCGGCGTGAACAGGAAGAAGATTGAAGACAACCGCGTGAACTGCTGCCTCTACTTCCTGCCTCCTTTCGGACACGG CCTGCGCCCGGTGGACGTGGCGTTCATGAGGGCGCTGCAGGAGAAGGTCAGCGTGGTCCCCCTGATCGCCAAGGCCGACGTCCTCACGCCGAGCGAGACCAAAGCGCTCAAGGGCAAG CTGAGGGAGGAGATGGACGCACACCACGTCAGAGTCTACCAGTTCCTCCACGGCGACTCGGACGACGGCGACGACTCCAGGCAGAAAGACCTGAAG GACAGCATGCCCTTCGCCGTGATCGGCAGCAACACCATGGTGGAGGTCAAGGGTCAGCGGCTACGAGGAAGGACGTACCCCTGGGGCTTCGTGGAGG TGGAGAACCCGCGTCACTGCGACTTCGTCCAGCTGAGGAGCATGCTGATCCAGACCCACATGCACGACCTGAAGGACCTGACCTCGGACCTCCACTACGAGACCTTCAGAGAACGCCGCATCAGCAACATGAGCAG CAAGATGGCGGCGGAGCGGCGGGCGGAGAGCCCCCTCCCGTCGTCGGACCCGGAGACGGACAAAGCCATCCAGGAGAAGGACGAGCAG CTGAGGAGGATGCAGCAGATGCTTCAGAAGATGCAGCAGCAGATGCACGAGCAGGACCTCTGA